A section of the Streptomyces sp. NBC_00178 genome encodes:
- a CDS encoding Rne/Rng family ribonuclease — translation MHEQNETGTTGNTEDNTPGDKLPPRRRRRAASRPAGPPSGEQSTAPAEAATPAAAEAVEEPAEAAPPVRARRRAVRKATAPAGAPQAAEVVETVAEPVEETPAPADEPAEAAPPVRARRRAVRKATAPAGAPQAAEVVETVAEPVVETPAEDTEEEADEAPVVEAPAPRGRRRATRKATAPAGAPPQAEPVVEDVPAAEPVKAAEAVAEPAPAEPAAAPRGRTRRRASAPAGAPQAADAGQVAQTETQAEPVAAPAAEAAPEAADAPRGRRRASRKASSPAGPPQPVEEVAEAAAENAESLPAAVAEELATETEQVEEAAPRGRQRRRATAAAGRPEFTGKAEEPARKGRRATRPAVAVFQAPVFAEPMFQTPETAAAAAAAASAYDESDEAEEQKAPERAPRKAAAEPVKAAEPTAPAEPAEAAQGGSRRRRRRRGEAVETEPAATPVTLPAEQAAPAAAPVEDEDEHEAEAETDAEHEHDESDEYGDRPSRRRRRGGRRRRRGEAGDADDGQDDSAADHTEDEQGQDDEDDEEHESSSGSSSSRRRRRRRRRSGDASGEDAGSGTDDPERTVVKVREPRERRGKETADREPGTGFDEVQSIKGSTRMEAKKQRRREGREQGRRRVPIITEAEFLARREAVERVMVVRQSGERTQIGVLEDNVLVEHYVNKEQATSYVGNVYLGKVQNVLPSMEAAFVDIGKGRNAVLYAGEVNFEALGMAHGPRRIETALKSGQSVLVQVTKDPIGHKGARLTSQVSLPGRYLVYVPEGSMTGISRKLPDTERARLKTILKKIVPEDAGVIVRTAAEGASEDELRRDVERLQQQWEEIQKKSKNTSSSNAPTLLYGEPDMTVRVVRDIFNEDFSKVIVSGDDAWETIHGYVSHVAPDLTDRLSRWTSEVDVFATYRIDEQLMKALDRKVYLPSGGSLVIDKTEAMVVVDVNTGKFTGQGGNLEETVTKNNLEAAEEIVRQLRLRDLGGIVVVDFIDMVLESNRDLVLRRLLECLGRDRTKHQVAEVTSLGLVQMTRKRVGQGLLESFSETCVHCNGRGVIVHMEQPTSAGGGGGGKRSKKRGRGGAGHEHDHDHEHAEQTAEHATDTETEAEVAAEVAAPVALPEPEFVADEELYSSPAEAEAAAGRGRGRRRATRKATAPAGAPAPVAEPAPAPVAEEKPQAEPAVEAVTPVPQAAPEAEAAPPARTRRRATRKATAPAGSPQQADVTPPVHPAEPAADPVAIEDPVVKAPAPAPSDEAAEAEAPAPRARRRATRKATAPAGSPAGAEETEVVVVTGDGSGTPEAHEAAAPEAHEAAAPQSEAPESEAPESEAPVKKTAARKTAKKATAKKAAPKKAAAKTTAKKTTAKKTTTKKAATKKTVAAEQSSPSVTASTSSDASE, via the coding sequence ATGCACGAGCAGAACGAAACCGGCACGACCGGTAACACCGAAGACAACACCCCCGGGGACAAGCTGCCGCCGCGCCGCAGGCGCCGCGCGGCATCCCGCCCCGCCGGCCCGCCGTCGGGTGAGCAGAGCACCGCCCCCGCCGAGGCCGCCACGCCCGCCGCTGCCGAAGCCGTCGAGGAGCCGGCCGAGGCCGCCCCGCCGGTCCGTGCGCGTCGCCGTGCGGTGCGCAAGGCGACGGCTCCGGCCGGTGCGCCGCAGGCCGCCGAGGTCGTGGAGACCGTGGCCGAGCCCGTCGAGGAGACCCCGGCCCCCGCCGACGAGCCGGCCGAGGCCGCCCCGCCGGTCCGTGCGCGTCGCCGTGCGGTGCGCAAGGCGACGGCTCCGGCCGGTGCGCCGCAGGCCGCCGAGGTCGTGGAGACCGTGGCCGAGCCCGTCGTGGAGACCCCGGCCGAGGACACCGAGGAGGAGGCCGACGAGGCCCCCGTCGTCGAGGCCCCCGCCCCGCGCGGCCGTCGTCGCGCCACGCGCAAGGCGACGGCTCCGGCCGGCGCCCCGCCGCAGGCCGAGCCCGTCGTCGAGGACGTCCCCGCGGCGGAGCCCGTGAAGGCCGCCGAGGCCGTCGCCGAGCCCGCCCCCGCGGAACCGGCCGCCGCGCCGCGTGGCCGCACCAGGCGCCGTGCGTCGGCCCCGGCCGGCGCACCCCAGGCCGCCGACGCCGGTCAGGTCGCGCAGACCGAGACGCAGGCCGAGCCCGTCGCCGCTCCGGCGGCCGAGGCCGCCCCCGAGGCCGCCGACGCCCCGCGTGGCCGCCGCCGCGCCTCCCGTAAGGCGAGCTCTCCGGCCGGCCCCCCGCAGCCCGTCGAGGAGGTCGCCGAGGCGGCCGCCGAGAACGCCGAGAGCCTTCCCGCCGCGGTGGCCGAGGAACTGGCCACCGAGACCGAGCAGGTCGAGGAGGCCGCACCCCGCGGCCGTCAGCGCCGACGTGCCACGGCCGCCGCCGGCCGCCCGGAGTTCACCGGCAAGGCCGAGGAGCCGGCCCGCAAGGGCCGCCGCGCGACGCGCCCGGCCGTGGCCGTGTTCCAGGCCCCGGTCTTCGCCGAGCCGATGTTCCAGACCCCGGAGACCGCTGCCGCCGCGGCCGCGGCCGCATCGGCCTACGACGAGAGCGACGAGGCCGAGGAGCAGAAGGCACCCGAGCGCGCGCCGCGCAAGGCCGCGGCCGAGCCCGTGAAGGCCGCGGAGCCCACCGCTCCGGCGGAGCCCGCCGAAGCCGCGCAGGGCGGTTCGCGCCGTCGGCGCCGCCGCCGCGGCGAGGCCGTGGAGACCGAGCCGGCCGCGACCCCCGTCACGCTTCCCGCCGAGCAGGCGGCCCCCGCCGCCGCGCCCGTCGAGGACGAGGACGAGCACGAGGCCGAGGCCGAGACGGACGCCGAGCACGAGCACGACGAGTCGGACGAGTACGGGGACCGCCCCTCGCGCCGTCGCCGTCGCGGTGGCCGTCGCCGCCGCCGCGGTGAGGCCGGCGACGCGGACGACGGACAGGACGACTCCGCGGCGGACCACACCGAGGACGAGCAGGGCCAGGACGACGAGGACGACGAGGAGCACGAGTCCTCCTCCGGGTCCAGCAGCAGCCGTCGCCGTCGCCGTCGCCGCCGCCGCAGCGGGGACGCCTCCGGCGAGGACGCGGGCAGCGGCACGGACGACCCCGAGCGCACCGTCGTCAAGGTCCGCGAGCCGCGTGAGCGGCGCGGCAAGGAGACGGCCGACCGCGAGCCCGGCACCGGCTTCGACGAGGTCCAGTCCATCAAGGGCTCGACCCGCATGGAGGCCAAGAAGCAGCGTCGCCGCGAAGGCCGTGAGCAGGGCCGCCGCCGCGTCCCGATCATCACCGAGGCCGAGTTCCTGGCCCGCCGCGAGGCCGTCGAGCGCGTCATGGTCGTCCGCCAGAGCGGCGAGCGCACCCAGATCGGCGTCCTCGAGGACAACGTGCTCGTCGAGCACTACGTCAACAAGGAGCAGGCCACCAGCTACGTCGGCAACGTCTACCTGGGCAAGGTCCAGAACGTGCTGCCGTCCATGGAGGCCGCGTTCGTCGACATCGGCAAGGGCCGCAACGCCGTCCTGTACGCCGGCGAGGTCAACTTCGAGGCGCTCGGCATGGCCCACGGGCCGCGCCGCATCGAGACCGCGCTCAAGTCCGGCCAGTCCGTCCTCGTGCAGGTGACGAAGGACCCGATCGGCCACAAGGGTGCCCGCCTGACCAGCCAGGTCTCGCTGCCCGGCCGCTACCTGGTGTACGTGCCCGAGGGCTCGATGACCGGCATCAGCCGCAAGCTGCCCGACACCGAGCGGGCCCGGCTGAAGACCATCCTCAAGAAGATCGTCCCCGAGGACGCGGGCGTCATCGTGCGCACCGCCGCCGAGGGCGCCAGCGAGGACGAGCTGCGCCGCGACGTCGAGCGGCTGCAGCAGCAGTGGGAAGAGATCCAGAAGAAGTCGAAGAACACCAGCAGCTCCAACGCGCCGACGCTGCTCTACGGCGAGCCGGACATGACGGTCCGGGTCGTCCGGGACATCTTCAACGAGGACTTCTCGAAGGTCATCGTCAGCGGTGACGACGCGTGGGAGACCATCCACGGCTACGTCTCGCACGTCGCACCCGACCTGACGGACCGCCTGTCGCGCTGGACCTCCGAGGTCGACGTCTTCGCGACGTACCGCATCGACGAGCAGCTGATGAAGGCCCTGGACCGCAAGGTCTACCTTCCGAGCGGCGGCTCGCTGGTGATCGACAAGACCGAGGCGATGGTCGTCGTCGACGTCAACACCGGAAAGTTCACCGGGCAGGGCGGAAACCTCGAGGAGACCGTCACCAAGAACAACCTGGAGGCGGCCGAGGAGATCGTGCGCCAGCTGCGGCTGCGCGACCTCGGAGGCATCGTCGTCGTCGACTTCATCGACATGGTGCTGGAGTCCAACCGGGACCTGGTGCTGCGGCGTCTGCTGGAGTGCCTGGGACGCGACCGTACGAAGCACCAGGTCGCCGAGGTCACGTCGCTGGGCCTGGTCCAGATGACGCGCAAGCGGGTGGGCCAGGGTCTGCTGGAGTCCTTCTCCGAGACCTGTGTCCACTGCAACGGGCGCGGCGTGATCGTCCACATGGAGCAGCCGACGTCCGCCGGCGGCGGTGGTGGCGGCAAGCGGTCCAAGAAGCGCGGCCGCGGTGGTGCCGGACACGAGCACGACCACGACCACGAGCACGCGGAGCAGACGGCGGAGCACGCGACCGACACGGAGACCGAAGCCGAGGTGGCGGCCGAGGTCGCCGCACCGGTGGCGCTGCCCGAGCCGGAGTTCGTCGCCGACGAGGAGCTGTACAGCAGCCCCGCCGAGGCCGAGGCGGCGGCAGGGCGCGGACGCGGCCGCCGTCGCGCGACCCGCAAGGCCACGGCCCCGGCCGGCGCGCCCGCCCCCGTGGCGGAGCCCGCACCGGCGCCGGTTGCCGAGGAGAAGCCGCAGGCGGAGCCCGCCGTCGAGGCCGTGACCCCGGTCCCGCAGGCCGCTCCCGAGGCGGAGGCCGCGCCCCCGGCCCGCACCCGGCGCAGGGCGACGCGCAAGGCGACCGCTCCGGCGGGTTCGCCCCAGCAGGCCGACGTGACACCTCCGGTGCACCCGGCCGAGCCCGCCGCGGACCCCGTCGCGATCGAGGACCCGGTCGTCAAGGCCCCCGCGCCCGCCCCCTCGGACGAGGCGGCGGAAGCGGAGGCTCCGGCGCCGCGTGCGCGTCGGCGCGCGACCCGGAAGGCCACGGCTCCCGCCGGGTCCCCGGCCGGCGCCGAGGAGACCGAGGTCGTCGTGGTCACCGGTGACGGTTCCGGCACGCCGGAGGCTCACGAGGCCGCTGCCCCGGAGGCTCACGAGGCCGCTGCCCCGCAGTCCGAGGCCCCGGAGTCGGAGGCCCCGGAGTCCGAGGCCCCGGTGAAGAAGACGGCCGCGCGCAAGACGGCCAAGAAGGCCACGGCGAAGAAGGCGGCCCCCAAGAAGGCCGCCGCCAAGACGACCGCGAAGAAGACCACCGCGAAGAAGACGACGACGAAGAAGGCGGCGACGAAGAAGACCGTCGCGGCCGAGCAGTCGTCGCCTTCCGTGACGGCTTCGACTTCGTCGGACGCCTCGGAGTGA
- a CDS encoding TIGR03960 family B12-binding radical SAM protein has translation MSAESVFPQLEALLPHVQKPIQYVGGELNSTVKPWDECDVRWALMYPDAYEVGLPNQGVMILYEVLNERDGVLAERTYSVWPDLEELMREHRVPQFTVDSHRPVGAFDVFGLSFSTELGYTNMLTALDLAGIPLESKDRTVDHPIVLAGGHAAFNPEPIADFIDCAVIGDGEQAVLEITEIIRAWKAEGRPGGREEVLFRLAKTGGVYVPGFYDVEYLPDGRIGRVVPNKSGVPWRVSKHTVMDLDEWPYPKQPLVPLAETVHERMSVEIFRGCTRGCRFCQAGMITRPVRERSITGIGEMVEKGLKATGFEEVGLLSLSSADHTEIGDIAKGLADRYTEDKIGLSLPSTRVDAFNVDLANELTRNGRRSGLTFAPEGGSERMRKVINKMVSEEDLIRTVSTAYGNGWRQVKLYFMCGLPTETDEDVLQIGDMAVNVIAKGREVSGQNDIRCTVSIGGFVPKPHTPFQWAPQLSAEDTDARLKKLRDKIRDDKKYGRSIGFRYHDGKPGIVEGLLSRGDRRVGSVIRAVYESGGRFDGWREHFSYDLWMKSAEKTLPAFGVDVDWYTTRERTYEEVLPWDHLDSGLDKDWLWEDWQDALDETEVEDCRWTPCFDCGVCPQLDLDIQIGPTGKKLLPLTVVK, from the coding sequence ATGTCTGCCGAGTCGGTCTTCCCACAGCTCGAAGCTCTGCTCCCGCATGTGCAGAAGCCCATCCAGTACGTCGGCGGTGAGCTGAACTCCACCGTCAAACCGTGGGACGAGTGCGACGTCCGCTGGGCACTCATGTACCCGGACGCCTACGAGGTCGGGCTCCCCAACCAGGGCGTCATGATCCTGTACGAGGTGCTCAACGAGCGCGACGGCGTCCTCGCCGAGCGCACGTACAGCGTGTGGCCGGACCTCGAGGAACTGATGCGCGAGCACCGGGTCCCGCAGTTCACCGTGGACAGCCACCGCCCCGTCGGCGCCTTCGACGTGTTCGGCCTGAGCTTCTCCACCGAGCTCGGCTACACCAACATGCTCACGGCCCTGGACCTCGCGGGCATCCCGCTGGAGTCCAAGGACCGGACCGTGGACCACCCGATCGTGCTGGCGGGCGGCCACGCCGCGTTCAACCCCGAGCCGATCGCGGACTTCATCGACTGCGCGGTGATCGGCGACGGCGAGCAGGCCGTCCTGGAGATCACCGAGATCATCCGCGCCTGGAAGGCCGAGGGCCGCCCGGGCGGCCGCGAGGAGGTGCTGTTCCGCCTCGCGAAGACCGGCGGCGTCTACGTCCCAGGCTTCTACGACGTCGAGTACCTCCCCGACGGCCGCATCGGCCGCGTCGTGCCCAACAAGTCCGGTGTCCCGTGGCGCGTGTCCAAGCACACGGTCATGGACCTCGACGAATGGCCCTACCCGAAGCAGCCCCTCGTGCCCCTCGCCGAGACCGTCCACGAGCGGATGTCCGTCGAGATCTTCCGCGGCTGCACCCGCGGCTGCCGTTTCTGCCAGGCCGGCATGATCACGCGCCCCGTGCGGGAGCGAAGCATCACCGGCATCGGCGAGATGGTCGAGAAGGGTCTCAAGGCCACCGGCTTCGAGGAGGTCGGTCTCCTCTCGCTGTCGTCCGCGGACCACACCGAGATCGGTGACATCGCCAAGGGCCTCGCCGACCGGTACACCGAGGACAAGATCGGCCTCTCGCTGCCCTCCACCCGCGTCGACGCCTTCAACGTCGACCTGGCCAACGAGCTGACCCGCAACGGCCGCAGGTCCGGTCTCACCTTCGCCCCCGAGGGCGGCTCCGAGCGCATGCGCAAGGTCATCAACAAGATGGTCTCGGAGGAGGACCTGATCCGCACGGTCTCCACCGCCTACGGCAACGGCTGGCGCCAGGTGAAGCTGTACTTCATGTGCGGCCTGCCCACCGAGACCGACGAGGACGTCCTCCAGATCGGCGACATGGCCGTCAACGTCATCGCCAAGGGCCGCGAGGTCTCCGGGCAGAACGACATCCGATGCACCGTCTCCATCGGCGGTTTCGTGCCCAAGCCGCACACCCCCTTCCAGTGGGCCCCGCAGCTCAGCGCCGAGGACACCGACGCCCGGCTCAAGAAGCTCCGGGACAAGATCCGCGACGACAAGAAGTACGGGCGCTCCATCGGCTTCCGCTACCACGACGGCAAGCCCGGCATCGTCGAGGGCCTGCTCTCCCGCGGCGACCGCCGCGTCGGCTCCGTCATCCGCGCGGTCTACGAGTCCGGGGGCCGCTTCGACGGCTGGCGCGAGCACTTCAGCTACGACCTGTGGATGAAGAGCGCCGAGAAGACGCTGCCCGCCTTCGGCGTCGACGTCGACTGGTACACCACCCGCGAGCGGACGTACGAGGAGGTCCTGCCCTGGGACCACCTGGACTCCGGCCTCGACAAGGACTGGCTCTGGGAGGACTGGCAGGACGCGCTCGACGAGACCGAGGTCGAGGACTGCCGCTGGACGCCGTGCTTCGACTGCGGCGTGTGCCCGCAGCTCGACCTCGACATCCAGATCGGCCCGACCGGCAAGAAGCTCCTGCCGCTCACTGTCGTGAAGTAG
- the rodA gene encoding rod shape-determining protein RodA codes for MAGFSVSRYAPERSAWAKLTARDSVVRRLDWPLLGSAVALSFVGSLLVWSATRGRDSLTHGDPYYFLFRHALNTGIGLGLMIGTIWLGHRTLRGAVPVLYGISVVLVLAVLTPLGATVNGAHAWILLPGGFSLQPSEFTKITIILGMAMLLAARVDAGDQQHPDHRTVAKALGVAVIPMAIVMLMPDLGSVMVMAVIVLGALLASGASNRWIFGLLGAGTAGAVAVWQLGVLDDYQIARFAAFANPALDPAGVGYNTNQARIAIGSGGLSGTGLFNGSQTTGQFVPEQQTDFVFTVAGEELGFLGAGLIIVLLGVILWRACRIARETTELYGTIVAAGIIAWFAFQSFENIGMTLGIMPVAGLPLPFVSYGGSSMFAVWVAIGLLQSIRVQRPMSA; via the coding sequence ATGGCAGGCTTCTCCGTCTCGCGCTACGCCCCCGAGCGTTCCGCCTGGGCCAAGCTCACCGCCCGCGACTCCGTCGTGCGGCGGCTGGACTGGCCCCTGCTCGGCTCGGCGGTCGCCCTGTCGTTCGTCGGCTCGCTCCTGGTCTGGTCGGCGACCCGCGGACGCGACTCGCTGACCCACGGCGACCCGTACTACTTCCTCTTCCGTCACGCGCTCAACACCGGCATCGGCCTCGGGCTGATGATCGGCACCATCTGGCTCGGGCACCGCACCCTCCGGGGCGCGGTGCCGGTCCTCTACGGCATCTCGGTGGTGCTGGTCCTCGCGGTCCTCACACCGCTCGGCGCCACCGTCAACGGCGCGCACGCCTGGATCCTCCTGCCCGGCGGGTTCTCCCTCCAGCCGTCCGAGTTCACCAAGATCACGATCATCCTCGGCATGGCGATGCTGCTCGCCGCCCGCGTCGACGCGGGCGACCAGCAGCACCCCGACCACCGGACGGTCGCCAAGGCGCTCGGCGTGGCCGTCATCCCGATGGCGATCGTCATGCTGATGCCGGACCTCGGCTCCGTCATGGTCATGGCCGTCATCGTGCTCGGCGCGCTCCTGGCCTCCGGGGCGTCCAACCGCTGGATCTTCGGGCTCCTCGGCGCCGGCACGGCGGGCGCGGTGGCCGTCTGGCAGCTCGGCGTGCTCGACGACTACCAGATCGCCCGTTTCGCCGCCTTCGCCAACCCGGCGCTCGACCCGGCCGGAGTCGGCTACAACACCAACCAGGCCCGCATCGCGATCGGCTCCGGCGGACTCTCGGGCACCGGCCTCTTCAACGGTTCGCAGACCACGGGGCAGTTCGTCCCGGAACAGCAGACCGACTTCGTGTTCACCGTCGCCGGTGAGGAGCTCGGCTTCCTCGGAGCCGGACTGATCATCGTCCTGCTGGGTGTCATCCTGTGGCGCGCCTGCCGGATCGCCCGGGAGACGACCGAGCTGTACGGCACGATCGTGGCCGCCGGGATCATCGCCTGGTTCGCCTTCCAGTCCTTCGAGAACATCGGCATGACGCTCGGCATCATGCCGGTGGCGGGACTCCCGCTGCCCTTCGTGTCGTACGGAGGATCCTCGATGTTCGCCGTCTGGGTGGCCATCGGGCTGCTCCAGTCGATCCGGGTGCAGCGGCCGATGTCCGCCTGA
- a CDS encoding CYTH and CHAD domain-containing protein, with protein sequence MADSKREVERKYEATPGTRLPDLTRAAGVSEVVHRGLTELDAVYHDTEDFALAAGSLTLRRRTGGGDAGWHLKFPVSADVRDEIRAPLSEGLPTGLAGLVRSRVRHAGVVPVVRILSSRDVHHLLDDDGGLLAELSVDEVLAERLTEEGRGATAAWTELEVELADDVDPAVLDAVERRLRKAGVQPAASPSKLARALAETAPGKRREAPEPAGPPRTAGDHVLAYVRRQTEALVRLDPAVRRDLPDSVHRMRVATRRLRSAFRTYRPVLDRTVTDPLRDELKWLAGELGAGRDQEVLDARLRSRVAGLPDTLVLGPVRARLERSTVAADAGARRRVVDALDSERYLDLLDALDALIGDPPLRRRAAKDPGHALPRAVLKDYARLAARVGHALDLPPGPERDVAMHEARKATKRVRYAAEAARPALGRPAKKFSRRMKSVQTVLGDHQDSVMAREALRALAVQAHGAGESAFTWGLLYGREEAAARAREGELPEVWARASRPRLRAALEG encoded by the coding sequence ATGGCGGACTCGAAGCGTGAGGTCGAGCGAAAGTACGAAGCGACTCCCGGGACCCGGCTGCCGGACCTGACCCGCGCGGCCGGGGTCTCGGAGGTCGTCCACCGGGGCCTGACCGAACTCGACGCCGTCTACCACGACACCGAGGACTTCGCGCTGGCCGCCGGGTCCCTCACACTGAGGCGCCGGACCGGCGGCGGGGACGCCGGATGGCACCTCAAGTTCCCCGTGTCCGCCGACGTCCGCGACGAGATCCGGGCTCCGCTGAGCGAGGGCCTGCCGACCGGACTCGCCGGGCTGGTCCGCTCCCGCGTGCGCCACGCGGGCGTCGTCCCCGTCGTCCGGATCCTCTCCTCGCGCGACGTCCACCACCTCCTCGACGACGACGGCGGCCTGCTCGCCGAACTCAGCGTCGACGAAGTCCTCGCCGAGCGCCTCACAGAGGAGGGCCGCGGCGCCACCGCGGCCTGGACGGAACTGGAGGTCGAGCTGGCCGACGACGTGGACCCCGCCGTCCTCGACGCCGTGGAGCGACGGCTGCGCAAGGCCGGTGTCCAGCCGGCCGCCTCCCCCTCCAAGCTCGCCAGGGCACTGGCCGAGACGGCTCCCGGGAAGCGGCGCGAAGCCCCGGAGCCGGCCGGGCCGCCGCGGACCGCAGGCGACCACGTGCTCGCCTACGTACGCCGTCAGACCGAAGCCCTCGTCCGGCTCGATCCCGCCGTGCGCCGCGACCTTCCCGACTCCGTCCACCGCATGCGGGTCGCCACGCGGAGGCTGCGCAGCGCCTTCAGGACGTACCGCCCGGTCCTCGACCGCACCGTCACCGACCCCCTCCGCGACGAACTCAAGTGGCTGGCCGGCGAGCTCGGGGCCGGGCGCGACCAGGAAGTCCTCGACGCCCGGCTCCGCTCCCGCGTCGCCGGACTGCCGGACACCCTGGTGCTCGGCCCGGTGCGGGCCCGCCTGGAGCGGTCCACCGTCGCCGCGGACGCCGGCGCGCGGCGCAGGGTCGTCGACGCCCTGGACAGCGAGCGCTACCTGGACCTGCTGGACGCCCTGGACGCCCTCATCGGCGATCCGCCGCTCAGGCGCCGTGCGGCGAAGGACCCCGGGCACGCCCTGCCGCGCGCGGTGCTCAAGGACTACGCCCGCCTCGCCGCCCGGGTGGGCCACGCGCTCGACCTGCCGCCCGGCCCGGAGCGGGACGTGGCGATGCACGAGGCGCGCAAGGCCACCAAGCGCGTGCGTTACGCGGCGGAGGCGGCCAGGCCGGCGCTGGGCCGGCCCGCGAAGAAGTTCTCCCGCCGGATGAAGTCCGTGCAGACGGTCCTGGGAGACCACCAGGACAGCGTCATGGCCCGGGAGGCCCTGCGCGCCCTCGCCGTCCAGGCCCACGGCGCGGGGGAGTCCGCGTTCACCTGGGGACTCCTGTACGGCCGCGAGGAGGCGGCGGCCCGGGCGCGGGAAGGCGAACTGCCCGAGGTGTGGGCGCGGGCGTCGCGGCCCCGGCTGCGGGCGGCACTGGAAGGCTGA
- a CDS encoding TIGR03936 family radical SAM-associated protein, with amino-acid sequence MQRIRLRYTKRGRLRFTSHRDFQRAFERALRRSEVPMAYSAGFTPHPKVSYANAAPTGTGSEAEFLEIALTEARDPETLRGLLDASMPDGLDVIDAVEVRTSGLAERLTASVWEMRLDGVDAEEAKTAVAAFLEAETVEVQRRAKNGMRSFDARAAVADLQALDPQADRPGDGPCAILRLVVRHVTPAVRPDDVLSGLRAVADLTPPVPAAVTRLAQGLFDEESGTVTDPLAPDREAAPAVSTADPAAAATAPEGAGSA; translated from the coding sequence GTGCAGCGCATCCGACTGCGCTACACCAAGCGGGGCCGCCTCCGGTTCACCAGTCACCGAGACTTCCAGCGCGCCTTCGAGCGGGCACTGCGCCGCTCCGAGGTGCCCATGGCCTACTCGGCCGGTTTCACCCCGCACCCCAAGGTGTCGTACGCCAACGCCGCCCCCACGGGCACGGGCAGTGAGGCCGAGTTCCTGGAGATCGCCCTCACCGAGGCGCGTGACCCCGAGACCCTCCGGGGGCTGCTCGACGCGTCGATGCCGGACGGCCTCGACGTGATCGACGCGGTCGAGGTCCGTACCTCCGGCCTCGCCGAGCGCCTGACCGCCTCCGTGTGGGAGATGCGTCTGGACGGGGTCGACGCCGAGGAGGCGAAGACGGCCGTGGCCGCCTTCCTGGAGGCCGAGACCGTCGAGGTCCAGCGCCGGGCGAAGAACGGCATGCGGAGCTTCGACGCCCGCGCCGCCGTCGCCGACCTGCAGGCCCTTGATCCACAGGCTGATAGGCCCGGGGACGGGCCTTGTGCGATACTGCGGCTGGTAGTGCGGCACGTGACACCTGCCGTGCGACCCGACGACGTCCTTTCAGGTCTCCGAGCCGTGGCCGATCTGACGCCGCCGGTCCCCGCAGCGGTGACCAGGCTGGCGCAGGGTCTCTTCGACGAGGAGTCCGGCACGGTGACCGACCCGCTCGCGCCCGACCGCGAGGCAGCCCCGGCCGTTTCCACGGCCGACCCGGCAGCCGCCGCGACGGCGCCGGAAGGTGCGGGTTCCGCGTAA